From a region of the Pantanalinema sp. genome:
- a CDS encoding 3-keto-5-aminohexanoate cleavage protein yields MANPLIITCCPVGAEITRAQHPGFPYTPHEIAREAIGAVKAGAAIVHLHVREDDGTPSQDPARFAETIRLIKAEVDCIIQISTGGAVTATVDDRLKPVRELDPTPEMASLTMGTVNFGDEVFWNPPSLIETFAGEFTRRGIKPELEIFEPGMIASATKLLKKGILQGPLHFDFVLGVPGASPGTPRALMHMIEQIPADATWTVAGVGAAQLTLGMIAIAMGGHVRAGFEDNLYYRKGELAESNAQLVARMARLATEANRPVATPDQAREILKMPIRSLA; encoded by the coding sequence ATGGCAAATCCACTGATCATCACCTGCTGCCCGGTTGGCGCCGAGATCACCCGCGCCCAGCACCCCGGCTTTCCCTACACCCCCCACGAGATCGCCCGCGAGGCGATCGGCGCGGTGAAGGCGGGTGCGGCCATCGTCCACCTGCACGTGCGCGAGGACGACGGCACCCCGAGCCAGGACCCGGCGCGCTTCGCCGAGACGATCCGCCTGATCAAGGCCGAGGTCGACTGCATCATCCAGATCTCGACCGGTGGCGCGGTGACGGCCACGGTTGACGATCGGCTCAAGCCGGTGCGCGAGCTGGACCCGACCCCCGAGATGGCCTCGCTCACCATGGGCACGGTCAACTTCGGCGACGAGGTGTTCTGGAACCCGCCCAGCCTGATCGAGACCTTCGCCGGCGAGTTCACCAGGCGCGGCATCAAGCCCGAGCTCGAGATCTTCGAGCCGGGGATGATCGCGAGCGCCACCAAGCTGCTCAAGAAGGGGATCCTCCAGGGCCCCCTCCACTTCGACTTCGTGCTCGGGGTGCCCGGCGCCTCGCCCGGTACCCCCAGGGCCCTCATGCACATGATCGAGCAGATCCCCGCCGATGCGACCTGGACCGTGGCCGGCGTCGGCGCCGCCCAGCTCACCCTCGGCATGATCGCGATCGCCATGGGCGGCCACGTGCGCGCCGGCTTCGAGGACAACCTCTACTACCGCAAGGGCGAGCTCGCCGAGTCCAACGCCCAGCTCGTGGCGCGCATGGCGCGCCTCGCCACCGAGGCCAACCGCCCCGTGGCGACCCCCGACCAGGCCCGTGAAATCCTCAAGATGCCCATCAGGAGCCTTGCCTAG
- a CDS encoding L-erythro-3,5-diaminohexanoate dehydrogenase, with amino-acid sequence MTTVLKTNPFGTHRVLAPASALPYSAQKLDVNGPTRETEIRIEVEALNVDSASFTQLAEETGRDDARMRSRLMEIISERGKMHNPVTGSGGVLIGRVAEVGSARGDLAVGDRIVTLVSLTTTPLLLDSIGAIDWSAHQVKVSGHAFLFEKSLFAKIPTDLPEKLAMSVLDVCGAPAQTARLVKPGMKVVILGAAGKSGMLCSWVAADLAGPEGQVIGIVPTKAQADFLKKMPKAVEVVEGNALDPVGTYEQVGALTGGAYADLVINCVNIPNTEMASILACRNHGRVYFFSMATSFQGAALGAESVGQDVELLIGNGYAEGHADYAIDLVRKNPALRAMIEEVSKG; translated from the coding sequence ATGACGACCGTGCTTAAGACCAACCCCTTCGGAACCCACCGCGTCCTCGCCCCCGCGAGCGCCTTGCCCTACTCGGCCCAGAAGCTGGACGTGAACGGCCCCACCCGCGAGACCGAGATCCGGATCGAGGTCGAGGCCCTGAACGTGGACTCGGCGTCCTTCACCCAGCTGGCCGAGGAGACCGGCCGCGACGACGCGCGCATGCGTTCGCGCCTGATGGAGATCATCTCCGAGCGCGGCAAGATGCACAACCCGGTCACCGGCTCGGGCGGCGTGCTCATCGGGCGCGTGGCCGAGGTGGGCAGCGCGCGCGGCGACCTTGCGGTCGGCGATCGCATCGTGACCCTCGTCTCCTTGACCACCACCCCGCTTTTGCTCGACTCGATCGGTGCGATCGACTGGAGCGCCCACCAGGTCAAGGTCTCGGGCCATGCCTTCCTGTTCGAGAAGAGCCTCTTCGCCAAGATCCCGACCGACCTGCCCGAGAAGCTCGCCATGTCGGTGCTCGACGTGTGCGGCGCGCCCGCCCAGACCGCGCGCCTGGTCAAGCCCGGCATGAAGGTCGTGATCCTCGGCGCCGCGGGCAAGAGCGGCATGCTCTGCTCGTGGGTGGCCGCCGACCTCGCGGGCCCCGAGGGCCAGGTCATCGGGATCGTTCCCACCAAGGCCCAGGCCGACTTCCTCAAGAAGATGCCCAAGGCCGTCGAGGTGGTCGAGGGCAACGCGCTCGACCCGGTGGGCACCTACGAGCAGGTGGGCGCGCTGACCGGCGGGGCCTACGCGGACCTCGTGATCAACTGCGTCAACATCCCCAACACCGAGATGGCGAGCATCCTCGCGTGCCGCAACCACGGCCGGGTGTACTTCTTCAGCATGGCGACCTCGTTCCAGGGGGCCGCCCTCGGCGCCGAGAGCGTCGGGCAGGACGTGGAGCTGCTCATCGGCAACGGCTACGCCGAGGGCCACGCGGACTACGCCATCGACCTGGTGCGGAAGAATCCCGCGCTGCGGGCGATGATCGAGGAAGTGTCGAAGGGCTGA
- a CDS encoding acyl-CoA carboxylase subunit beta has product MADKLADLKRRQEATQQGGGAAAIAKQHERGKLTARERLELLLDPGTFVETDRFRTHRCNNFGMDQKKVPGDGVVTGYGRIDGRLVYVFSQDFTVWGGSLGEVYAEKICKIMDLAVKTGAPVIGLNDSGGARIQEGVESLAGYAEIFWRNVQASGVVPQISAIMGPCAGGAVYSPAMTDIIAMVQDTSYMFITGPDIVKTVTGEEVTQEELGGAGVHNRTSGVAHLMYPSEEECLQNLRYLLSFLPSNNLEEPPVVPTADPANRTEQALRDIIPDLPSKPYDMKELLSLVVDDGELFELQPHFAPNIITTFARLGGQTVGIVANQPSHMAGTLDINASVKGARFVRFCDSFNIPIVTFEDVPGYFPGKTQEYGGIIRHGAKLLYAYCEATVPMITVITRKAYGGAYDVLGSKHIRTDVNLAWPSAEIAVMGAEGAVNLLYRRELSANPEERDELIAEYRDRFANPYVAAERGFLDDVIDPAETRPRLIDALQMLRNKRVERPRRKHGNIPL; this is encoded by the coding sequence ATGGCCGACAAGCTGGCCGACCTCAAGCGCCGCCAGGAGGCGACCCAGCAGGGTGGCGGGGCGGCTGCGATCGCCAAGCAGCACGAGCGCGGCAAGCTGACCGCCCGCGAGCGGCTGGAGCTCTTGCTCGACCCGGGCACCTTCGTCGAGACGGACCGCTTCCGCACCCACCGCTGCAACAACTTCGGCATGGACCAGAAGAAGGTCCCGGGCGACGGCGTCGTCACCGGCTACGGCAGGATCGACGGGCGCCTGGTCTACGTCTTCAGCCAGGACTTCACGGTCTGGGGCGGCAGCCTCGGCGAGGTCTACGCCGAGAAGATCTGCAAGATCATGGACCTCGCGGTCAAGACCGGGGCGCCGGTCATCGGCCTCAACGACTCGGGCGGCGCCCGCATCCAGGAGGGCGTCGAGAGCCTCGCGGGCTACGCCGAGATCTTCTGGCGCAACGTGCAGGCCTCGGGCGTGGTGCCCCAGATCTCGGCCATCATGGGCCCCTGCGCGGGCGGCGCGGTGTACTCGCCGGCCATGACCGACATCATCGCCATGGTCCAGGACACCAGCTACATGTTCATCACCGGCCCGGACATCGTGAAGACGGTGACCGGCGAGGAGGTGACCCAGGAGGAGCTGGGCGGCGCCGGGGTTCACAACCGCACCAGCGGCGTGGCGCACCTCATGTACCCCTCGGAGGAGGAGTGCCTCCAGAATCTGCGCTACCTGCTCTCGTTCCTGCCCTCCAACAACCTCGAAGAGCCCCCGGTGGTGCCCACCGCGGACCCCGCGAACCGTACCGAGCAGGCCCTTCGCGACATCATCCCCGATCTGCCCAGCAAGCCCTACGACATGAAGGAGCTCTTGAGCCTGGTGGTGGACGACGGCGAGCTGTTCGAGCTCCAGCCCCACTTCGCGCCGAACATCATCACCACCTTCGCCCGGCTGGGCGGCCAGACGGTGGGCATCGTCGCCAACCAGCCCAGCCACATGGCGGGCACCCTGGACATCAACGCCTCGGTCAAGGGTGCGCGCTTCGTGCGCTTCTGCGACTCGTTCAACATCCCCATCGTCACCTTCGAGGACGTTCCCGGCTACTTCCCCGGCAAGACCCAGGAGTACGGCGGCATCATCCGCCACGGCGCGAAGCTGCTCTACGCCTACTGCGAGGCGACGGTCCCCATGATCACCGTCATCACCCGCAAGGCCTACGGCGGCGCCTACGACGTGCTCGGCTCCAAGCACATCCGCACCGACGTGAACCTCGCCTGGCCCTCGGCCGAGATCGCCGTCATGGGCGCGGAGGGCGCGGTCAACCTCCTGTACCGGCGCGAGCTTTCGGCCAACCCCGAGGAGCGCGACGAGCTGATCGCCGAGTACCGCGATCGCTTCGCCAACCCCTACGTGGCGGCCGAGCGCGGCTTCCTCGACGACGTGATCGACCCGGCCGAGACCCGGCCGCGCCTGATCGACGCCCTGCAGATGCTGCGCAACAAGCGCGTCGAGCGCCCGCGCCGCAAGCACGGCAACATCCCCCTCTAG